AGTATATGATAAATCCTCTGGAATCGATGGTGAGCAAGCCTGAGTTGAGGTGCTTGAGGATATCATCGGTTTCCAGTTTGGCTTTTTTAAGGGCCATCGAGGTGTCGGCAAGCTGACGGTCGCGTTGTTTAAGGCGTTCGGCCAGGTATCCTGAGATGAAGGCGACGAGATAGAAAATCAGGATGTGTAAGAAGATCGAGTAAAAGGCCGAGTCGTCGGTCAGGAATATAGTTTTTAGGGCGCGCACGGAGAATTCGGGATCTCCGCCGGCGCCGGCCAAACCGAGCCATATTATAAAGGCGTAGGCGATGGAGACCAGTGAGGCAACGACGAGCGTGCCGAGCAAGCGATAAATCAGAGCCGCGGCTACTATGGTAAGTATGAACAGCGCCGAGAACGGCGAGTTCACGTTGCCGGTGGAGAAGATGATGCTCGATTCGATGACGATCTCGAATACAAATTGCAGGCTGATAACGACGGCAGTAAGGCCCGTGAGGCGGTGTCTCTTGCTGGCCGCCAGCAAAAGGCCGAACAGTAGCGTACAGATGGAGTACAGTACGAACTGGAGTCGCATGAACTGGGGATATTTCATCCAGAACACAACGACCGCGAAGAGTACGATGTAGTGCGCGAGCCGGAGAGGCAAAAACCAGCCGGTTTTGTTTGTCGAGTTTTGCTCTGTCATAAAATGAACGGCGCCATGCGGCGCCGTTATTATCGATTCAATTGTACAATACCGCTGTGCTTTTTAAATCTTGCCAATGATGTCGAACATCGGCAGGTACATAGCGATCAAGATACCACCGATAACGATACCCATAAAGACGATGATGATCGGCTCGATAACGGAGGTCAAAGCCGATACGGCTTCATCCACCTCTTCATCGTAGAAATCGGCAATCTTGTTAAGCATTTCGTCGAGTCCACCGGTTTTTTCACCCACGGAGATCATCTGAGTGACCATCGGTGGAAACACGCCGGTTTCTTTCAGGGGTCCGGTAATGGTATCACCTTCGGCGATGGACAGCACGGACTTGTTGATGGCGTTGGCCACGACAAGGTTGCCGGCCGCTTTGGCGGTGATTTCCAGAGCTTCCAAAATCGAGACACCGGAAGCGAGCAGTGTTCCGAGCGTGCGCGTGAATCTGGCGATCGACGATTTCCTGACAAGGTTACCGAGTACCGGGGACGCCAGCAGGAATTTATCCCAGAGGAGGGCGCCGGCAGGGGTGCGTTTCCACCAGACGAACACTGCAAAGCCGCCTATTGCCCCACCGACCAAATAAAGGAAGTTTGCCTTGAGAAAGTTGGAGATCATCAGTACGATCTGGGTCGGCTTGGGCAACTCGGCATTCAGTCCACCGAACATCTTGGCGAATACGGGTACGATGAAAGCAAGCATACCGACAGTAACGGCGGCCGCGACCACGACGATCACCGCCGGGTAGACCATAGCGCCTTTTACTTTTCTAATCAACTGGTCCGCCTTCTCGCGGTAGACCGCCAGACGGTTGAGAATGGCGTCGAGAGCGCCGCCGACCTCACCGGCTTCGACCATGT
This sequence is a window from Candidatus Zixiibacteriota bacterium. Protein-coding genes within it:
- a CDS encoding type II secretion system F family protein gives rise to the protein MPVFEYKGKTLAGAAVKGELKANTRADLERVLRQNRIMVTSITKRAPEIQIKFGSGIKRIDVSRFTRQFATMIGAGLPMVQCLDILASQMESRELAKIVNQVKDSVQGGSTLSEALARHPKIFDPLYSNMVEAGEVGGALDAILNRLAVYREKADQLIRKVKGAMVYPAVIVVVAAAVTVGMLAFIVPVFAKMFGGLNAELPKPTQIVLMISNFLKANFLYLVGGAIGGFAVFVWWKRTPAGALLWDKFLLASPVLGNLVRKSSIARFTRTLGTLLASGVSILEALEITAKAAGNLVVANAINKSVLSIAEGDTITGPLKETGVFPPMVTQMISVGEKTGGLDEMLNKIADFYDEEVDEAVSALTSVIEPIIIVFMGIVIGGILIAMYLPMFDIIGKI